ttctgcaataaaccacttgcATGCTATgatgtcatccgatccaggtgcgtagcacggtggtaaaaagtagttaccattttttctagcattgtttatattagtatgtcatgttagaatcgaaataacaagttcccaagtgtgatttatcttaGAATAACCTGAGTTCTTtgttcttatgcaaaacaatatatcacgaaggccataggccttcgtgatatatttctacgcataagaactcaaaactcgggttattctacgataaaccacgtttgggaacttattatttcttaaatcaattcAGCAACAGCACAAATGTCAAACATAGAACAAGGCCATGCACAGAATATTTTGAATTGGCAAAGTTTgcttgcccaaactgaatgatggaccaatccattctagaaatttagcagtgtaaaagTAAACTATAGGGAGGTAGACAGTTAGATGTACCATTCAGGGAAATATACGGCTATTTCAACACAGAAACTGTCACAAATGGTTCGTAAATACAAATCACTAGCTTCATGTCCTTAATCATTTCCAGGATGCAAACCCTTGACTGCCccacataaaatttgaaaaatctatgCCACACATTGATCAGCTTGGGGATTTGTCTTCACTAGTAAATACATTCAGCTTATTTTTCATTAAAGAAACTTCAACTGGCAGGGCCTCAAACTGTTCACCGTCTATCGAGTACCACAACTCTGTACCCTGTAAATACAAATACATCACTATATACATGTTAGTTAGTCCAAATTGTAACAACAGTGTGCAGACAATACAGTTCCCTAAGCTTCATAAAGCTACATGAGAAATgttggaattttatttttttaaagataagcaGTGTTTTCCAAAAGAAATGTgaagaaaatttgataaaatataggaaatattgatttaaaagtATATCAGCATTCTGTCATTACAACTTACTGAAATTTTGTAAGTATGaactgttttgggtttaatgccatttttcaacagtatgtaacgttgggcagttaacctaactggttcctggattctgtaccagtacaaacctgttctacacatataactgccaacttctccacatgaatcagaggtggagaacaaatgatgtcagacacaatgtcctgtatcaaattgtcatggagaacacacCCCGCCCGGGGGTCGCACTCAAGACCCTGAGATCTGTGCTCTTCCCTTTTGAGCTAAAATATGAACTTGAGTCTTTGAAAATGTGTTCTGTATTAACTTACCTTTTTGACTTTTGGTGTAAATTTCACCTTTCTACAAAGGGTTTGTTGATTTGCATCACTGCCTACTGACCAAACAGGATCTTGAAGTCTTTTCCATCTgcaaatattgtacattttgaaGTCAGACTTAACGTTGGCTTTTACAGAATTTCaaatatatgtaaacaaataaataaattagctGAACTGTTTACATGAGCTATAATACATATTGATCTGCTGCAAAATTAGGCTGGACATATATGCAGAGTAAGATCATAAGTAACAACAAGAGTGCTGCCTACTGGTGCCATTGCTTGTCTGaaagtgctggacagtatgtaagaaatgAGTTACAGTTCAGTTCTAAGtaccataattctgaaaaaatgcaggttagggttatggttcttggccaAACATAGTCATCTACTGATGATAAAGTAGTGTGcacagtttcaaagctgtagcttttttagtttttgagaaaaggtggataTAAACAAATGAATTAACTATGAAacccaaattttctaagtattaaaaagggccataattttgacaaaatgcatatcagagttacaTTTCTTGGCATAAagagtcatctaatgatgataaacaagtgtggtGCAAactttcaaagctgtagctcttacagtttttcaGAGAAGGCggacataaacaaaaatttcGATGAACGCCGACAAGTGTCAATACCTcgtggaatttttttttttttcaaaaatcagacaaactaaaaattcatttgaaatataaagaaatgctttGAAATACAAATTAAACATTCATTCAAAACCGGGATAAAAATCCGCAGCAAAAGTCACATCCAAACAATGTAGCCACACATACAATACAGCCACCTACAAGCTAAGTTTCAGCTTTCCATGTAAATGTGTACCAGGTAACGGATAATAAAATATACTAACTAAGGCTACATAAAGATAATTTATATCACAAACACAGCATTACAGTACTGAGTATTTGTTAACGTCCAGCAACTGTCAGGGAGTCCTGCATCTCATGCACTCCAAAAAACATGATTATTGACGAAATACAAAGATCATGCATACCCCTCTGTAATGAAATCAGACTTAGCTATCTCCTCAGGTCCAAGGCCCATCTGTACACCCTTCATTGTCTACAACAGGAAATATGTACGTTTCAGTTCAAAATCATTCTATCCAGGCATAATGGACAAATACAACAACTGTTGGTTTATACTTAATAACATGCATGAATCACAAGCTCAAATGTAAAGAATACTTCTGGCAAATATTCATGTCCAGTAAGATCAAATATTCTTTCAATTCAACATTCAGATTTTAACCTGGTGTTTCTATCCTTGTGCAAGTACTCTTTATACCAATTTTGAATTTACCAGCACAAACATTGccattttatcaatttatctgTTGTATTAATACCAAACTAAATTATGTCATACTTTgtactttatcaaaatttcgTATTTAAAAATACGAactattattacaaaaattattattgtttatgtaagcaaAGAATAAATGATGGACTAGTCTATATTATCAGTACTATGCAATAATTTAAAACAgtacacaatacatgtatatttgtataaatgagcaacgccatgagaaaatcaacatagtggctttgcgaccagcatgaatccagactatcctgcgcatctgcgcaatcaagtcaggatccatgctgttcgctttcaaagcctattgcaatcagagaaacagttagtgaacagcatggatccagaccagactgcacggatgtgcaggctggtctggatttatgctggtcgcaatgccactatgttggttttctcatggtgcagctcaaatgtgtactaccattaaaacaaggaagttttcttttttttttaatacttgactgttactgcatgacatttaattaagAACCTACTTCTACATTCCCAAGTAAGTTGTATATTTAGTAAACTTCAATACATCTGATCAGGATGTAAATATCTgaagataaaatatgtttaacagcGAAAGATAGTTGGATATTTTAAAATCTGTGCTTTATGTACCGGTAATTCACTGCTTCGATTTTACGGTTCTAAGGATAATTTAGCTGGTACAAACCCCTATCTTTTTTCCCCCtccaatttatttcatttaaatgtgaGTAACTTATCACATTCAACTCCCAGCTTACAGTCATGTTGAAGTTTTAGCTGTGtagttttgtcttatttttatttaaatggtcTGCTTTATGAAGTTAATACACCATGCTGTCTTATTTAGTCTGACTGTTTTTCATGAAGCTTACTCACCTTGTTCACTTGTTAAGCTCTGCTAGCATATTCTGTCCTACCCTTGTCTCTTCTTTAAGCTTTGCAATCGATGTAAATTTAATATAATACTAATCTTTTCACATAATGTAAGTCTTTACCCAGTGTTCTTTACTGATTGTTTTCAATTGAGTAAAAAGagtgtttctttattttctgtcgaCTGGCTTTTTGTAATGGTCATCTACTCATGGGTAGCGTAAATAGACGTCCAACGTATAATAAAATTTTCAATCTGTGCATCcagcatttctttttctttctaaTGGGACTGCGTCCTTGTCGTTCTTCCATACTGTGGGAAGTTTTGAGCATGCTAAAATCTGGAACGTCACCATCAGCAAAGTTGTACCATTAGTGTACGTTGCAATGCGCTGGTATGGTTTGTAGCATTCTGTATTCTGTAATTGTGTTCGCATCCTTCTGTCCGTGGACTCATTCAGGCCTGACTCTATGACTACAATAGATGTACGTCGTTAAATGACGATAACTACAAGAAAGCAGAACTGAAAATAATGGACGTGAATAATGGTCCACCAAGAAGCACGTTGAGTCTGCGTGCTGAACAAAAATACGATCTTATATCATTTTTCTGTCACATCCACTGTAGAATACATCGTCAAATGTATAGACAAGTTTAGTCAGTTTTTAGCACTGCACTAAAGTTTTAACAGGTACAAGTCCGTATAGTCAGTGATTCCGTTATTTAAGGTTGTCATCTGTATATGTGATACTTGTGATCATTGTTGCATTTGTCCATTTATGCACCAAACACATCGACAGCCCAAGCAGCAGCGGGATGTTTTAGTCAATGGGTAAATTTCAGCCACTATTTTTCTTAACGTTGGTTCCATTAAACGCTAAGGTTAGTGACTATCATAACAATAGAGCTTCGTTCTACCCATATTACTGTATGTTTAATGTTTGAcctaaataaaactgtttttaatgaTTGTAAAATTACTACTCGTTTATCCAGTCTAGCTCAAATTAcactcattttttattttgtttactgtCTGTTTATCGAAATTTGAGCTTTAAGCTCAACTGTTTGATCTTGTTTTAACCTTCATTCTCATATTTTTCCTACCATGTCTTGCTTGAAAAAATTTGACCTGCATATGTTAAAATTCTAGCATTATTCAATTGGCAGTGCGTTAATctaatttactgactgaaaaaacATGTAGATTCATTTAGCAAAGATGTTCAGCTGATTTTGTACCTGCATtgttttcaaaacttaagaaaaCATGCGTCAGAGTCTAATGTTAAATTTGCAGTTACTGTGGATAATTTCTTGAAAATCTGGTATGTAACTCATGCATAGGTTAATTCACATCAAAATGAAAACTGAAATCTGATAGTACTTAATAAGTGTGTTCTCTGAGGAACTGAAGGTGCATTATTTAATAACACATCTTTTAACAgactcgtagaacatgaaattgATGCATCGTATGCACAAAAGAATAATTTGTCCAaacactgtaaacaaaagttcttgttggtcaatgtgactttgaccttgaccaatAGACCTCCCAAATCAATAAGTGTTGTCTGCCGGTCAtgacctccctataaagtttcgtgatcctatgcccaagcattctgGAGTTAACGTCCGCAGATGTGTTATACTttggtcactgtggccttgactttgACTACTACGACATAAACAATAGGGTATCTGCATTGTCACGACAACTTACTTTAATTTATGATCTAATTAGCATTTTCAATGTTATCACCAGAAACGGTTCATTGTGCTGGTCACTGTGACTTGACTTTGACAAACTGACACATATCAAAGGTTATCTCAGGTCATACTAACTCCTATTAAGTCGTGATCCTAGTATAAATTTCAAGTTATCGTATGGAAGCTGTTAACTGTCCGAGTCATGTGACCTTgactctgacctactgacctcaattaTAGGGGTCATTGCTGGTCCATATCAACCTTCTTCAATTTTCATGATCTAGCCCAGCATTCTTGAGTTTCTATCTGGAAAACATTAAACTGttctggtcactgtgacttgACTTTAAATACTATGGGTCGTCTCTGCATAACTATACCTCTATCAATTTCATGACCTAGGCCCAAGCGTCTTCGCTATCTCCGAAACGTTTAACtgttgtcactgtgaccttgaccttgaacatacCTCAAATCAATAGGGTATGCTTGTCATTCACCTCCTATCACTTCATGATCTAGACCCAAGGTTCTTGAGTACATCTGGAAACTTAACACTGTTCCAGGTACTTGATCTTGagtttgacctgctgacctcacaatcgataggggtcatctgcttgtcatgaccaacctccctctCAATTTTTATGATCCAAGGTcaaagggttcttgagttatcatccggaaacggattggtctatgGACCAAGAGACATACCAACCAAAATACTGAAAGACTGACCAAACAATATACCCCTACTTCTTCAAAGGGGAGCAAAGTGAGTAAAATTGCTAACCTAATACATTCCTCTGTCCTTACAATTTAATTCTAATGTTTGTTATCTAGGGCTTTCAAACTTAACACAAAATGGTCCCGGTTTGTGGGTGGTCAAAGATTAACAGAATGAGTAACACATCTTCTATTCAAACTGTGCAAGAATTTGCTGCCcattaaattgtttatttaattatctAATCTGAATAAGCAAAGGTATCTCTTCATTAATTTGAGTTTATCAAACACAGCTAAATATACTAAATGAGGCCTTTGAAAATTCACCAACAACATTGCAAATAGAAAATTAAGATGCTGACATCTCCAATAATATTAATATCGTTTCAACAAGACAGAATATCAAAACAAGacttcatttatatataataactgaagatttagtttgtttgtttttggtttaacgctgttttatcaacagtatttcagttatgttatggcaggcagttaacctaaccaatgttcttagattctgtacctgtacaaacctattttccgcaagtaactgttaaaagatACTTACTAAATGGCGAagtgtgcagatcatgatcagactgcatggatgtgcagactgatcatgacctacactggcCACAAAGgaagaatcagttgtgtccagcatgataagggttaagcttCATCTGGAGATTACCTGTGAAAAAAGTGCACTAACCAATGACGACGGGTAATCAAATTGagttcatgaataaaatcaaGTATAAGTTTAGCTTACTCTGGACCGGTTTCCTTGACCCAGTTATCATATACAGCAGACTGGTCATCCAGCTTTCTTGTTGTTTCTGTGGTTCttccttcttttctttttgttttggcaCATCTGTATCTTTGGCCTCCATATATTCCAATGTACCTCTAACTGAAGGTGGCCAGCTCCTCACCGTAAACCAAAGGTAGGTAAATCTGTGCTTTAGTGGGCCTAGATACCAATACCTGGAGAAAACAAAATCAGTGGCAAGTTTAAAAGCATTGCTGAATGTTCATGCCAGATTAGCAGTGATGTAGACACTATGGCACATGAAACTGAaacataaaacactttttacaGGTTGTGGGGGTGGATGAGGTGGCACGGAGGGTAATGTGGGAGCTCTGCCCATCGTCATGTCTTCACCTTTCTATCAGCCATATTTGAAGCCAATATCTTTTTAGTTACCTTCTGGTCACGTAGTATAACAAATGAgctacaccatgagaaaaccaacatagtgtgtttgtgaccagcatggattcagacctgcctgcgcaaccgcgcagtctagtcaggatccatgttgttcgttaacggtttctctaattgcaacaggctttgaaagcaaacagcatggatcctgaccagactgcacggatgcacaggctggtctggctccatgctagtcgcaaacacagtatgctggttttctcatggtgtggctcaaattatttctgcattttttctTTCCAATGACATAAACTTAACAGAACtttgaaatcaaaataataaagaaatatgacagtaatcatttttttttaattatatcaaCTTTACAGCCCGAACCTTTGAGGAAAAACTCAGGTGCCTCTGGACATTACTTAAAGAAAAGGCAGACCACTGGATAAACCACCAACCTTCTACTAGCTAACACATTCGTTTTAAACCACAAGCATGTCTAGAATTGCAGCAGTATGAAGGAACAAGTGATTCTATATCTGCATCCAGCTACTGTAACCACTCTGCTATGTAGACTTCTATAGAGATCATAAAAAAGACACAAGAAACGGTGTATAACAGATGGCGTGACACAGTCCGTGGGAGTGTCACAACAGAAAACCATTATGAATTTTCTATACAATAAACTTCCTGCACTCTCAAACTCATATTTAGTACATACTTCGATGTTTTCTCTTTTGCATCTCTGTAACCACCCATCTCCAAACTACACAGGGCAAATGTTGACCTTCCATCCTCTCCCTGAGCAAAAATATAGACAtcaaaaatacatatttgtaaacttataattaaatcaaatacatttctTAACTACTTTCCTCCTCACTTGGTTCAACAAACTATATAAACTATTAGCCTAATCCTGTTACATCTAGGATTTGTACCAGCCTGTTCTCTGACAGTACATAACTAGAGCTGTCCGTAAAAACAGCTCGCTCCACTATTCCGCactttgacagtaaaatgaatttatgttttaattatactGTACTGAAGTTACATCCAGAAagtgaagattgccaaaaaactttaagtataaaaggggcataattctgtcaaaaattcaaTTAGACTTATTGTGATTGtaacaacacatgcagatgatgattataaaacaaggagctgcattcaataaacgcttgatgcccccagtggcattcgtgtcgatagattttgcacccaagtccaaaaggaggtcatggtcatggtcaaactgaggtcaggtgatgtttgaagatgaggaatggtcacagtttacatctgtattagtatcaattcattttttgtcaggggtattgatgctagacgaaacgatcCCACTTGGTTAACTAAGAGATGGACCAtttaaagcaacctaagtccaaaatgaggtcaaggtcaaggtcaaactgaagtcaggtgatgtctgaagatgtggaatggtcacaggttacatttgcattagtatcaagtcattctagtaaggggtaatgatgctagacgaaacggtcccatttggttaacctcgtacggatgaacgaacagacggacagacaggacaatcataaaaatatgcctcctgcatcagtagatgctgggggcataaaaaatatttttcaatttcaagtcattatctttgaaaagtactaaagatatatctataaacgaagctttcaagtgaaaatttaacatgaaaataattccaagtataacaccttggtgaccttgacctagggtataatgggcccagcccctgcacatactttgtttgaaAATTACGTTATGtttaacaatgttaatgtgaagttacagtaagatataagcaatagtaacaaagaaaaacaaaggttgccgaaaaactttatcGACGGAAGCTCATGCCGAAGCCAACTACGACACCGATgctggggcgagtagaatagcacccctattctctgaatagtggagctaaaaactttCTCATTAAGAAACTAATGCATAGGAAGAgataaattaaagataaattaaacAACTGTCATGTAAAATACTGGTCTGTATTCAGCAACATATTAATTTAACACTTAATAGcagaaaatactgagttacataatTATAACTGTTCAAAGCCAGGTTCTACTGATGAGCTGTCTGTGACTGCAGATtgaacattcatgcaaagttcAATTATAATCTGTGctaatttaacattaaatttgaaatgacacaacaaaacaaaacgaaattcTAGCAGTTTAAACTTAGCACTGGTTAACATAGCCCCTGTAATGCCTAAAGCTTATGTCAGAAAGCTGACTAGACAAGTCCCTTCTCACTTATAGGTATCTTTAAGACATAGTTGAATATGGCATGGTAAAgtctgaaactttaaaaatatacctGTATTTTGATAACATCTATCTTTTGTGTAGCACCTTTGACAACTGCCATGGCAGAATCTAACATCcttctgtaatattttaataataactagagttgtcacaggagtgacgaattatacccccacaatatggccttgtcacagaactaagccaatgtcaaagctgaacttgcttgacctttgacctactgacctcaaaatcaatagaggtcatctgctggtcatgatcaacctccctttaaagttttatgatcctcagcccaagcgttctcaagttattgtccggaaaaggtttaaatgacctttgacctttggaacgcaaaataattatgggtcatctgctggtcatgaccaacctctgtattaaatttcgtgatcctagtcccaagcattgtGAAGTTGTCTGAAAAACGTTTAAGTgttacgggtcactgtgaccttgacctgtgacctgctgacctcaaaatcattaggggtcatctgctggttataaccaacctcgctatcaattttcatgatcctaggcccaaatgttctcaagttatcatccggaaaccgtttgactgttcatgttattgtgaccttgaccattgacctactgacctcaaaggcgaacatgacctgtatttaatcatgttacacctgtgtacaaaatttatgatcctaggcccaagtgttctcaagttatcatccggaaaccatttaactgttctgagtcactgtgaccttgacctttgacctacagaccccaaagtcgaatctgacctgtatttcatgatgttacacctgtgtaccaatatatatgatcataggcccaagcgttctcaagttatcatccggaaaccgtttaactgttcagggtcactgtgaccttgacctattgaccccaaattcgaacttgacctgtattttctgatgttacacctgtgtactaaaaattattcaaatcagtcaagcctttcatgagttatcatctggaaaccacaaaaaccaacggaccgaccaacCAACCGactgccaagctcactcctatataccccccaaacttcgttttgtgggggtatagtAAGCAAGTTTCAACGAAACATACCCACAGTTTAGAACGTTTTAATGGACTCATTTTATGGAAAATATTTGCTTACTTTTTCagctatagatgaatgtttcaagcatattttgtaacttgtgaaatatgaagaaaacatGTAGAACTGAACACTGGTAACACTGAATAAAGTAATTACTTTTGCTTCTGTATGATAAAATAGTATTCACCTGGCCTAAATATTAACGCGACTTTCCATTTATCAGAACAAAAGAAGCAAGCTGGCCTAAATACTAACCTGACTTTCTGTTTATCAGAACCAAAGAAGAATGTAGCAAACTTATTTGTCTTTCCTGTTGGTATAACACCAACTGGAACCTTCTGTCGAAACTCCTACAATTAAACATTCTATTagaatttcatttcattataaaaagTACCTCATAATGTTGCATTCTGTGTCAAAAATAATCAATTACAGTTTTGGCAGAATGACTTACATACATCAATATTACAAGTCATGAAGTCATGTTTGTAGCACAATTTGATGCCTGTCTGAAGATGTTATGTAAACAATTTTATAAAGTTTACAGActtcattacattttttattcccttttttttttaccttactgACTTTTTACAAAGTGAAAACAGATTATTAGAGCTTTGTCTGACAACTTGTCTGCTTTTAGTAAATATTTGATATCTGTCTGCTAACTGTACGTTAGAAAACCACCAAATTTTAAAGTGAATttcagagttgttatattttctggtcctttgggatcatggagttcactCAATATCTATATAGTACAATTCTGCTAAAGCCACTGCTATAAGCATGACGGGTACTGCACATTccacattacctctcatgaacagactcaatcaaaccaggTCTGCTATTAATATGCaaggttgcattctatgctaccAAAGGATTTTACTGTTTACAAACCTTGTCCTCCTTCCTCATCATACCAGTAACAACCTGAAAATATATACCTGTATTTAACCACTTCTCCAGCAAACATACTGTGATCTTAAACCATTGCATACGACATTTGCATAGCAAACATACTGTGATCTTAAACCATTGCATGACATTTGCTTTGATGTTGTAGTAAAAAGCATTTCATCCTTGCATGTGACAACTGTGTTGATGTCATAGTAATAAACATGTAATCCTAGCATGCAACACATGTGTTTATATCACAGTAAAACATTATCGTAGTACAACATTTCACCCTTACACTGCTATAATGTGACAAAGGCAAAGATGGAAgatatctaatatgactattgtTGCTGATGTGACATCTAACCCAAACAATTACAAAAGaaactagaagatgtttttgcCACAAAAACATAAGTCTCCCCCCTATGTTAACCTTTAgctttggtggccattttgtgcagcgaagcagaacgtgTTGGCGATATGCATAACTAGCTTTGGTATTGAtcactcctatgaagtttcatcaaaatctgtttgacctgtgaaagccggacaagatttttctattttcagctctggcagccattttgtgcagccaaGCAGAATGTGTCGGCAATAGGCATAACTAGGCATAATGCTGATCACTCAAgccctgtgaagtttcgtcgaaatccagccagcagtttgacctgcgAAAGCCGGACAAGAAtttatgggggagacataactattTTAAGAGGtccacatttttgacaaaaactaCATGTAGTGTTATTTGAAGTAAAAATGAGGATAAGTCTCACAATATAGCAAAAGTATTGAAATCAGAACACTGTCAGGCAGAATATTTTGACACAATGAGATCATA
This window of the Mercenaria mercenaria strain notata chromosome 5, MADL_Memer_1, whole genome shotgun sequence genome carries:
- the LOC123556833 gene encoding acylglycerol kinase, mitochondrial-like, producing the protein MAFVFKFFKTVRTHWKKSIVFTAIGVYGVKFGIDRYEDDMLRRQYCAEAKVYGDQIAQFGGPNRKITVFLNPAASGTESKKLFEKNAAPILYLAGLEVNVVKTEYDGQIKEFFKLLERKHVDGVVVAGGNGSLLEVVTGMMRKEDKEFRQKVPVGVIPTGKTNKFATFFFGSDKQKVRRMLDSAMAVVKGATQKIDVIKIQGEDGRSTFALCSLEMGGYRDAKEKTSKYWYLGPLKHRFTYLWFTVRSWPPSVRGTLEYMEAKDTDVPKQKEKKEEPQKQQESWMTSLLYMITGSRKPVQIIESGLNESTDRRMRTQLQNTECYKPYQRIATYTNGTTLLMVTFQILACSKLPTTMKGVQMGLGPEEIAKSDFITEGWKRLQDPVWSVGSDANQQTLCRKVKFTPKVKKGTELWYSIDGEQFEALPVEVSLMKNKLNVFTSEDKSPS